A section of the Pseudomonas flavescens genome encodes:
- a CDS encoding zinc ribbon domain-containing protein YjdM: MSTLPPCPACNSEYTYEDGTQLVCPECAHEWSANASEAADDVKVIKDSVGNVLQDGDTITVIKDLKVKGSSLVVKVGTKVKGIRLVDGDHDIDCKIDGIGAMKLKSEFVRKV, from the coding sequence GTGAGCACGCTGCCCCCCTGCCCCGCCTGCAACTCCGAATACACCTACGAAGACGGCACCCAACTGGTCTGCCCGGAATGCGCCCACGAATGGTCGGCCAATGCCAGCGAAGCGGCCGATGACGTCAAGGTGATCAAGGATTCGGTCGGCAATGTGCTGCAGGACGGTGACACCATCACCGTGATCAAGGACCTCAAGGTCAAAGGCTCGTCGCTGGTGGTCAAGGTCGGTACCAAGGTCAAGGGCATCCGCCTGGTCGACGGTGACCATGACATCGACTGCAAGATCGACGGGATCGGCGCGATGAAGCTCAAGTCCGAGTTCGTCAGAAAGGTCTGA
- a CDS encoding efflux RND transporter periplasmic adaptor subunit translates to MQKKPAFAAMVSAIALATLTLAGCSEDAAPPPQQAPTVGIVTLQAEPYTLTTELPGRTAAFRIAEVRPQVDGIIQKRLFQEGSEVKAGQQLYQIDASVYEAAAKSAQATLASAKSLAERYKDLVADQAVSRQAYDEAQAARLQAEASLEQARINVRYTKVMAPIAGRVGRSAVTEGALVSNGQTNAMATIQQLDPIYVDVTQPTKDLLRLRRELESGQLQKAGDNAAKVQLRLEDGSNYEHEGTLEFSEVSVDEGTGSVTLRAVFPNPDHNLLPGMFVHARLAAGVNKQAILAPQQGVTRNSKGEPTALVVNAENKVELRQLKAERTAGNRWLILEGLNPGDKLITEGLQFVQPGAEVKTTDAKNVAEPQQQASASDQADNR, encoded by the coding sequence ATGCAGAAGAAGCCAGCCTTCGCCGCTATGGTTTCCGCTATCGCTCTGGCCACGCTGACGCTCGCTGGTTGCAGCGAAGACGCCGCGCCACCACCGCAACAGGCGCCTACCGTCGGTATCGTCACCCTGCAGGCCGAGCCCTACACGCTGACCACCGAACTGCCGGGCCGCACCGCCGCCTTCCGTATCGCCGAAGTGCGTCCGCAGGTCGATGGCATCATCCAGAAGCGTCTGTTCCAGGAAGGTTCTGAAGTCAAGGCTGGCCAGCAGCTGTACCAGATCGATGCGTCGGTCTATGAAGCCGCTGCCAAGAGCGCCCAGGCGACCCTGGCTTCGGCCAAGTCGCTGGCCGAGCGCTACAAGGATCTGGTCGCCGACCAGGCCGTGAGCCGTCAGGCCTACGATGAAGCCCAGGCTGCCCGTCTGCAGGCCGAAGCGTCGCTGGAGCAGGCGCGCATCAACGTGCGTTACACCAAGGTGATGGCGCCCATCGCCGGTCGCGTCGGTCGTTCCGCGGTCACCGAGGGTGCCCTGGTCAGCAACGGCCAGACCAACGCCATGGCGACCATTCAGCAACTCGATCCGATCTACGTCGACGTGACTCAGCCCACCAAGGATCTGCTGCGTCTGCGCCGCGAGCTGGAAAGCGGTCAGCTGCAGAAGGCAGGCGACAACGCCGCCAAGGTTCAACTGCGTCTCGAAGACGGCAGCAACTACGAGCATGAAGGCACCCTGGAATTCTCCGAAGTGTCGGTCGACGAGGGCACCGGTTCGGTCACCCTGCGCGCCGTGTTCCCCAACCCGGATCACAACCTGCTGCCCGGCATGTTCGTGCATGCGCGCCTGGCTGCCGGTGTGAACAAGCAAGCCATCCTCGCGCCCCAGCAAGGCGTCACCCGCAACTCCAAAGGTGAGCCGACCGCCCTGGTGGTCAATGCCGAGAACAAGGTCGAGCTGCGTCAGCTCAAGGCCGAGCGCACCGCGGGCAACCGCTGGCTGATCCTCGAAGGCCTGAACCCTGGCGACAAGCTGATCACCGAAGGTCTGCAGTTCGTGCAGCCAGGCGCCGAGGTGAAGACCACCGACGCGAAGAACGTGGCAGAACCGCAGCAGCAGGCGTCGGCTTCCGACCAGGCTGACAACCGCTAA
- a CDS encoding TetR family transcriptional regulator — MVRRTKEEAEETRAHILDAAERVFYAKGVSSTSLADIAASAGVTRGAIYWHFQNKVDVFQAMLDRLMLPQEELARACESEDEPDPLGSMRQLLVQLLLRMYSDAQCRRVGEILQYKCEYTAELGDLRQQMQTFNQDCDQRIAKTLRNAVNRGQLPADLDCQRAAICLHAYMDGIQAHWLLNPEAYDLGAHAHAMVEAMIDMLLHSKALRTA; from the coding sequence ATGGTGAGACGCACCAAAGAGGAAGCCGAAGAAACCCGAGCGCACATCCTTGATGCAGCGGAGCGGGTGTTCTATGCCAAAGGCGTTTCCAGCACCTCGCTGGCCGATATCGCGGCCTCGGCAGGTGTGACTCGAGGCGCCATCTATTGGCACTTCCAGAACAAGGTGGACGTGTTCCAGGCCATGCTGGACCGCCTCATGCTGCCCCAGGAAGAGCTGGCCCGGGCCTGCGAGAGCGAAGACGAGCCCGACCCGTTGGGCAGCATGCGCCAGTTGCTGGTGCAACTGCTGCTGCGCATGTACAGCGACGCCCAGTGCCGCCGGGTTGGAGAAATCCTGCAATACAAATGCGAATACACCGCCGAACTCGGCGACCTGCGCCAACAGATGCAAACATTCAACCAAGATTGCGATCAGCGCATTGCAAAGACGTTACGCAATGCCGTGAACCGCGGCCAGTTGCCTGCCGATCTCGACTGCCAGCGCGCCGCCATCTGCCTGCACGCCTATATGGACGGCATCCAGGCACACTGGTTGCTCAACCCGGAAGCCTATGACCTCGGCGCCCACGCCCATGCCATGGTGGAAGCGATGATCGACATGCTTCTGCACAGCAAGGCACTGCGCACAGCCTGA
- a CDS encoding YihY/virulence factor BrkB family protein yields MFLPKLEGVSLFQVMKKTVSDFIEDELPTYASALAFQMFFSLFPFLLFLVALISLLDMQPFFDWLRQQAELVLPQSTVELVNPVIDQLQTQKAGLFSIGIVVALWTASSAVRSTMDAMNKAYGVKEGRKPWKRIPLSLLYTIGIAAALLTAAALMVLGPQVMSWLAQQIGIEQIVVTLWNWLRWPVAISLLMIVVAVVYFVAPDVEQRFRFITPGSVLAVVVWIAASLGFAYYAQNFANYNATYGSIGAIIIFLLYLHISCAVLLFGAELNAVIEHFSKEGKAPGDKEILPENEPTT; encoded by the coding sequence ATGTTTTTACCCAAGTTAGAGGGTGTCAGCCTGTTCCAGGTGATGAAGAAAACGGTGAGTGACTTCATCGAGGACGAGCTGCCCACCTACGCGTCGGCCCTAGCCTTCCAGATGTTCTTCTCGTTGTTTCCCTTTCTGTTGTTTCTGGTCGCGCTGATCAGCCTGCTGGACATGCAACCGTTCTTCGACTGGCTGCGCCAACAGGCGGAGCTGGTGCTGCCGCAGTCCACGGTGGAGCTGGTCAACCCGGTCATCGATCAGTTGCAGACCCAGAAAGCCGGCCTGTTCTCCATCGGTATCGTGGTAGCGCTGTGGACGGCTTCGTCGGCGGTGCGCTCGACCATGGACGCGATGAACAAGGCCTATGGCGTGAAAGAGGGGCGCAAGCCCTGGAAGCGCATCCCCCTGTCGCTGCTCTACACCATCGGCATCGCCGCTGCCCTGCTCACCGCTGCCGCGCTGATGGTGCTCGGCCCGCAGGTGATGAGCTGGCTGGCGCAGCAGATCGGCATCGAGCAGATCGTCGTTACCCTGTGGAACTGGCTGCGCTGGCCGGTGGCGATTTCCCTGCTGATGATCGTCGTGGCGGTGGTGTACTTCGTGGCGCCGGATGTCGAGCAGCGCTTCCGCTTCATCACCCCGGGCTCGGTGCTGGCGGTGGTGGTGTGGATCGCCGCATCGCTGGGCTTCGCCTATTACGCGCAGAACTTCGCCAACTACAACGCCACCTACGGCAGTATCGGGGCGATCATCATCTTCCTGCTGTACCTGCACATCTCCTGTGCGGTGCTGTTGTTCGGCGCCGAGCTCAATGCGGTGATCGAACATTTCTCGAAAGAAGGCAAGGCGCCGGGCGACAAGGAGATCCTGCCGGAAAACGAGCCCACTACCTGA
- a CDS encoding LEA type 2 family protein, whose protein sequence is MRFAASLRHLSILLLVATLGACASWAPRDPLHIDLVGLEPLPGEGLEVRFAVKLRVQNPNESAIDFNGVSLQLDINDQPLARGVSDQSGQVPRFGETVISVPVTISAYSVFRQAWGASAHQPGQSLPYQLRGKLADGLFGTRRFSDSGQLTWPPAQPSVR, encoded by the coding sequence ATGCGCTTCGCCGCATCCCTGCGTCACCTGAGCATCCTGCTGCTGGTGGCGACCCTCGGCGCCTGCGCCAGCTGGGCGCCACGCGACCCGCTGCACATCGACCTGGTCGGCCTAGAGCCCCTACCGGGCGAGGGCCTGGAGGTTCGTTTCGCGGTGAAGCTGCGGGTGCAAAACCCCAATGAAAGCGCCATCGACTTCAATGGCGTGTCGCTGCAACTGGATATCAATGATCAGCCCCTCGCCCGGGGCGTCAGCGACCAGAGCGGCCAGGTACCGCGCTTCGGCGAAACCGTGATCAGCGTACCGGTGACCATCTCCGCCTATTCGGTGTTCCGCCAAGCCTGGGGCGCCAGCGCCCATCAACCTGGCCAGAGCCTGCCGTATCAACTGCGCGGCAAGCTCGCCGATGGCCTCTTCGGTACCCGCCGCTTCAGCGACAGCGGGCAACTGACCTGGCCACCGGCACAGCCCAGCGTCAGGTAG